A single Cucumis melo cultivar AY chromosome 4, USDA_Cmelo_AY_1.0, whole genome shotgun sequence DNA region contains:
- the LOC103495048 gene encoding uncharacterized protein LOC103495048 — protein MDQRCFAILCHLLRTIAELTSTEVVDVEEMVAMFLHILAHDVKNRVIQREFMRSGEIIFRHFNMVLLDVIRLHEELLKKPQPNCLGALDGTYIKVNVPASDWARYRTRKGEVATNVLGVCDTKGDFIYVLTGWEESDVDSLILHDALSRPNGLKVPKGYYYLVDAGYPNAEGFLAPYRGQRYHLQE, from the exons ATGGACCAAAGATGTTTCGCCATTCTGTGTCACCTACTGAGGACCATTGCTGAATTAACGTCGACGGAAGTCgtcgatgttgaggagatggtagcaatgttcctccACATTCTTGCGCACGACGTAAAAAATCGTGTCATTCAACGAGAGTTCATGCGGTCGGGTGAGATAATTTTCCGTCATTTCAACATGGTCTTGTTGGACGTCATTCGACTTCATGAGGAGcttttgaaaaaaccacaacca AATTGCCTAGGTGCATTAGATGGAACGTATATAAAAGTCAACGTTCCAGCAAGTGACTGGGCTAGGTATAGAACACGCAAGGGGGAGGTAGCCACAAATGTACTTGGcgtgtgtgacacgaaaggagaTTTCATTTACGTACTTACCGGTTGGGAAGAATCAGATGTAGACTCACTCATCCTCCATGATGCCCTTTCAAGACCTAATGGCCTGAAGGTGCCCAAGG GCTATTACTACCTGGTTGATGCCGGGTACCCAAATGCGGAGGGTTTCCTGGCACCATACAGAGGCCAACGCTACCACTTGCAAGAATGA